In the genome of Pongo pygmaeus isolate AG05252 chromosome 9, NHGRI_mPonPyg2-v2.0_pri, whole genome shotgun sequence, one region contains:
- the BACE1 gene encoding beta-secretase 1: MAQALPWLLLWMGAGVLPAHGTQHGIRLPLRSGLGGAPLGLRLPRETDEEPEEPGRRGSFVEMVDNLRGKSGQGYYVEMTVGSPPQTLNILVDTGSSNFAVGAAPHPFLHRYYQRQLSSTYRDLRKGVYVPYTQGKWEGELGTDLVSIPHGPNVTVRANIAAITESDKFFINGSNWEGILGLAYAEIARPDDSLEPFFDSLVKQTHVPNLFSLQLCGAGFPLNQSEVLASVGGSMIIGGIDHSLYTGSLWYTPIRREWYYEVIIVRVEINGQDLKMDCKEYNYDKSIVDSGTTNLRLPKKVFEAAVKSIKAASSTEKFPDGFWLGEQLVCWQAGTTPWNIFPVISLYLMGEVTNQSFRITILPQQYLRPVEDVATSQDDCYKFAISQSSTGTVMGAVIMEGFYVVFDRARKRIGFAVSACHVHDEFRTAAVEGPFVTSDMEDCGYNIPQTDESTLMTIAYVMAAICALFMLPLCLMVCQWRCLRCLRQQHDDFADDISLLK; encoded by the exons ATGGCCCAAGCCCTGCCCTGGCTCCTGCTGTGGATGGGCGCGGGAGTGCTGCCTGCCCACGGCACCCAGCACGGCATCCGGCTGCCCCTGCGCAGCGGCCTGGGGGGCGCCCCCCTGGGGCTGCGGCTGCCCCGGGAGACCGACGAAGAGCCCGAGGAGCCCGGCCGGAGGGGCAGCTTTGTGGAGATGGTGGACAACCTGAGGGGCAAGTCGGGGCAGGGCTACTACGTGGAGATGACCGTGGGCAGCCCCCCGCAGACG CTCAACATCCTGGTGGATACAGGCAGCAGTAACTTTGCAGTGGGTGCTGCCCCCCACCCCTTCCTGCATCGCTACTACCAGAGGCAGCT GTCCAGCACATACCGGGACCTCCGGAAGGGTGTGTATGTGCCCTACACCCAGGGCaagtgggaaggggagctgggCACCGACCTGGTAAGCATCCCCCATGGCCCCAACGTCACTGTGCGTGCCAACATTGCTGCCATCACTGAATCAGACAAGTTCTTCATCAACGGCTCCAACTGGGAAGGCATCCTGGGGCTGGCCTATGCTGAGATTGCCAGG CCTGACGACTCCCTGGAGCCTTTCTTCGACTCTCTGGTAAAGCAGACCCACGTTCCCAACCTCTTCTCCCTGCAGCTTTGTGGTGCTGGCTTCCCCCTCAACCAGTCTGAAGTGCTGGCCTCTGTCGGAGGGAGCATG ATCATTGGAGGTATCGACCACTCGCTGTACACAGGCAGCCTCTGGTATACACCCATCCGGCGGGAGTGGTATTATGAGGTGATCATTGTGCGGGTGGAGATCAATGGACAGGATCTGAAAATGGACTGCAAGGAG TACAACTATGACAAGAGCATTGTGGACAGTGGCACCACCAACCTTCGTTTGCCCAAGAAAGTGTTTGAAGCTGCAGTCAAATCCATCAAGGCAGCCTCCTCT ACGGAGAAGTTCCCTGATGGTTTCTGGCTAGGAGAGCAGTTGGTATGCTGGCAAGCAGGCACCACCCCTTGGAACATTTTCCCAGTCATCTCACTCTACCTAATGGGTGAGGTTACCAACCAGTCCTTCCGCATCACCATCCTTCCACAG CAATACCTGCGGCCAGTGGAAGATGTGGCCACGTCCCAAGACGACTGTTACAAGTTTGCCATCTCACAGTCATCCACGGGCACTGTTATGGGAGCTGTTATCATGGAGGGCTTCTACGTTGTCTTTGATCGGGCCCGAAAACGAATTGGCTTTGCTGTCAGCGCTTGCCATG TGCACGATGAGTTCAGGACGGCAGCGGTGGAAGGCCCTTTTGTCACCTCGGACATGGAAGACTGTGGCTACAACATTCCACAGACAGATGAGTCAACCCTCATGACCATAGCCTATGTCATGGCTGCCATCTGCGCCCTCTTCATGCTGCCACTCTGCCTCATGGTGTGTCAGTGGCGCTGCCTCCGCTGCCTGCGCCAGCAGCATGATGACTTTGCTGATGACATCTCCCTGCTGAAGTGA